The Fortiea contorta PCC 7126 genome has a segment encoding these proteins:
- a CDS encoding NAD(P)-dependent oxidoreductase: protein MKVAFLGTGLMGLPMAQRLLAANVELIAYNRTPEKLAPLQAAGAEIATHPRHAIRAADCIILMLTNTAAIYSVLLSDTSWHTLSGRTVIQMGTITPTESQEIRDAVVAAGGEYLEAPVLGSIPEAQAGNLIVMVGAKEEQFQRHFRLLRHFGPEPKLIGNVGTAAALKLALNQLIASLTTSFALSLAFVQRQGIDAEVFMQILRESALYAPTFDKKLTRMLDGNFANANFPTKHLLKDTDLFISEAKSVDLDISSIKGVRQILQAAMKMSFANDDYSSVFYAIKAWEEGRWE from the coding sequence ATGAAGGTGGCATTTCTGGGAACTGGATTGATGGGTCTACCAATGGCTCAAAGGTTGTTAGCCGCAAATGTAGAATTAATTGCATACAACCGCACCCCAGAAAAATTAGCACCACTACAAGCAGCTGGTGCAGAAATTGCAACACATCCCCGCCATGCAATTCGTGCGGCTGATTGCATAATTCTCATGCTCACTAACACGGCGGCTATTTATAGTGTGTTGCTTTCCGATACTTCTTGGCACACCCTTTCCGGGCGTACTGTCATTCAAATGGGGACAATTACCCCCACCGAAAGCCAAGAAATTAGAGATGCGGTAGTAGCTGCAGGTGGTGAATATTTAGAAGCGCCTGTATTGGGAAGCATCCCAGAAGCGCAAGCAGGTAATTTAATTGTCATGGTGGGTGCGAAAGAAGAACAATTCCAGCGTCACTTTCGATTATTGCGACACTTCGGCCCAGAACCCAAACTGATAGGAAATGTCGGAACTGCAGCCGCTTTGAAATTAGCCCTCAACCAACTTATTGCATCTCTCACCACTAGCTTTGCTCTCAGTTTAGCTTTTGTCCAGCGTCAAGGTATAGACGCAGAAGTGTTTATGCAAATTCTCCGAGAAAGTGCTTTATATGCACCTACTTTTGACAAGAAACTGACAAGAATGTTAGATGGTAATTTTGCTAATGCCAATTTTCCAACTAAACATTTGCTCAAAGATACAGATTTATTTATCTCTGAAGCCAAATCAGTTGATTTAGATATCAGTAGTATTAAAGGGGTGAGACAAATTCTACAAGCAGCGATGAAAATGTCGTTTGCTAATGATGATTATTCTTCTGTATTTTATGCGATTAAAGCTTGGGAAGAAGGGCGATGGGAGTAG
- a CDS encoding RES family NAD+ phosphorylase yields MEVVKLIVPPPCFSKPKPKLYTLKKGTEVVRIFQTEYSPTALSFRFWGPLHRFDHHRGNCPSFCYEPSDCERCDDRERGIYYVAPKLSSCLVEIFGSVGCVEITDHLVAIVKPTQNLKLLDIRGAGAMRAGANEATLAKTEKRGLSQAWSRYFYEQPEIYSEIHGLIYCNAHNNEVAIALYERAQHLMVCEPENVFPLKHELLRGVVLKAASDNNLEVIRYW; encoded by the coding sequence ATGGAGGTGGTTAAGCTAATCGTTCCGCCACCTTGCTTTAGCAAGCCAAAACCAAAATTGTACACCCTAAAAAAAGGCACGGAAGTTGTCAGAATATTCCAGACGGAATATAGTCCGACTGCTTTATCTTTTCGTTTTTGGGGTCCCCTTCATCGCTTTGATCATCATCGAGGTAACTGTCCTAGTTTTTGTTATGAACCATCAGATTGTGAGCGCTGCGACGATCGAGAACGTGGTATATATTATGTTGCCCCTAAACTTTCTAGTTGTCTAGTAGAAATTTTTGGCAGCGTTGGTTGTGTAGAAATTACAGACCATCTAGTAGCCATAGTTAAGCCCACTCAAAATTTAAAACTACTAGACATTCGCGGTGCTGGTGCGATGCGTGCTGGTGCGAATGAAGCCACCTTGGCGAAAACCGAAAAGCGCGGTCTGAGTCAAGCTTGGTCACGCTATTTTTATGAGCAACCAGAAATTTATTCGGAAATTCACGGGTTGATTTACTGTAATGCTCATAATAATGAAGTAGCGATCGCACTTTATGAACGCGCTCAACATTTAATGGTCTGTGAGCCAGAAAATGTTTTCCCCCTCAAACATGAATTATTGCGAGGCGTAGTTTTAAAAGCCGCCAGCGACAATAATTTAGAGGTAATTCGTTATTGGTAA
- a CDS encoding NACHT domain-containing protein, with amino-acid sequence MSGRSLQASTEGINKAKAALISHSLTQQGLAGELGISRQPITKFFQGKPIDRYIFVTICEKLDLDWEEIVTGLSFPEMETAASISEIEALVQTTREKVFESIYRRCGVMRVLSMEQPMRLEDIYTDVDILERVTSRRRLSVAQLLENVDLPQKRFPGIEVVERDDKLMILGKPGTGKTIFLKWLALLCNWGEWKSASVPIFITLKDFAETRGQPSLLEYIATQWAECGVVTIPVTETLLNQGRGMVLLDGLDAVREGDIERVLREIRQFTARFYRNWLAIATQIASQEYIFEQFTEVEIADFNYQQITDFVSKWFSSQEPEKTANFLNELRANLPLQQLATNPLILTLLCLMFTDKGSFYGQFGEIYQEALDIFLHKWDAQRHIERSPIIQQFSRQQQQDLLAQIARLTWQQSQYFFPKTLIAAQITEYLHHLGNCTTDSETILKSLMESKGLLVEQAVGIYSFAHFAFQQYLAEKNSAS; translated from the coding sequence ATGAGTGGGCGATCGCTCCAAGCATCCACCGAGGGAATTAATAAAGCGAAAGCGGCGCTAATTAGTCATTCTTTGACGCAGCAGGGTTTAGCTGGGGAATTAGGGATTAGTCGTCAACCAATCACTAAGTTTTTTCAAGGTAAACCGATTGACCGCTATATTTTTGTGACAATTTGCGAAAAGCTCGACCTTGACTGGGAAGAGATTGTGACTGGGTTATCATTCCCGGAAATGGAAACAGCTGCGAGCATTTCTGAGATTGAGGCTTTGGTGCAGACTACGCGAGAAAAAGTTTTTGAGAGTATTTACAGGCGTTGTGGTGTGATGCGGGTGCTGAGTATGGAACAGCCGATGCGATTGGAAGATATCTACACCGATGTTGATATTTTAGAACGGGTGACTAGTCGCAGACGATTAAGTGTGGCGCAACTGTTAGAAAATGTTGACTTACCGCAGAAACGGTTTCCGGGAATAGAGGTGGTGGAACGGGACGACAAGCTGATGATTTTGGGTAAACCGGGAACAGGTAAAACCATATTTTTGAAATGGCTGGCGCTGTTGTGTAACTGGGGTGAATGGAAAAGCGCGAGCGTACCAATTTTTATCACCCTTAAAGATTTTGCTGAGACGAGGGGACAGCCAAGCTTACTGGAATATATTGCAACTCAGTGGGCTGAGTGTGGAGTTGTGACAATCCCAGTCACAGAAACTCTGCTCAATCAGGGACGGGGAATGGTGTTGCTGGATGGGTTAGATGCGGTGAGGGAAGGTGATATTGAGCGAGTGTTGCGAGAAATTCGCCAATTTACAGCGCGGTTTTATCGGAATTGGTTAGCGATCGCTACTCAAATTGCATCTCAAGAATACATTTTTGAACAATTCACTGAAGTGGAAATTGCTGATTTTAATTATCAGCAGATTACTGACTTTGTGAGCAAGTGGTTTTCATCCCAAGAGCCAGAAAAAACAGCAAATTTTCTGAATGAATTAAGAGCAAATTTGCCACTGCAACAACTAGCAACTAATCCTTTAATTCTCACTTTATTGTGCTTAATGTTTACAGATAAAGGTAGTTTTTACGGACAGTTTGGGGAAATTTATCAAGAAGCGCTAGATATATTTTTGCATAAATGGGATGCTCAACGCCATATAGAGCGATCGCCAATTATTCAACAATTTTCCCGACAGCAACAGCAAGATTTACTCGCTCAGATTGCCCGGCTTACTTGGCAACAAAGCCAGTACTTTTTTCCCAAAACATTGATTGCCGCACAAATTACTGAATATCTTCATCATTTGGGAAATTGCACAACTGATAGTGAAACGATTTTGAAATCGCTGATGGAGAGTAAAGGGTTATTAGTTGAGCAAGCAGTGGGTATTTACTCTTTTGCCCATTTTGCTTTTCAGCAATATTTAGCTGAGAAAAACTCGGCTAGTTGA